One segment of Armatimonadota bacterium DNA contains the following:
- a CDS encoding glycosyltransferase — protein MRVCMFTECYLPTINGVVVSVNTFARQLGRLGVQVHVVAPRYAGYRDPGDGVSRLPSLTMPWRRDYPLIIPWWPRVASRMCGRAPDIVHVHSPFIAGGLGRRVARRLGRPLVFTFHTLYEEYVHYLPLPRALARVLAKRISRGFAQGCDAVVAPSEGIRQMLRSDGVTARIEVIPTGLDLELAAPERLLPIRDRWRIDARAPLLAYVGRVAKEKSIDLMLEAFALVAEQVPQSALLVVGGGDWEQPARALAAQLGLGEAVRFAGALPRQEAIRCAAEADALLFPSITDTQGLVVLEAMAAGTPCIAARSKAVAGLVEDGANGIIVEHAAGEIARAAVSLLRDRERRLRLSAAARRTAEAFSAEAMARRLAALYESLLAARRRS, from the coding sequence ATGCGGGTGTGCATGTTCACCGAGTGCTATCTCCCCACCATAAATGGGGTGGTGGTCTCGGTAAATACCTTCGCTAGGCAGCTCGGGCGCCTCGGGGTGCAGGTACACGTGGTCGCCCCGCGTTACGCGGGTTACCGCGATCCCGGCGACGGCGTTTCCCGACTACCCTCGCTGACCATGCCCTGGCGGCGCGACTACCCGCTGATCATCCCGTGGTGGCCGCGCGTCGCCTCCCGCATGTGTGGGCGCGCGCCCGACATCGTCCACGTGCACAGCCCGTTTATCGCCGGCGGTCTCGGCCGGCGGGTCGCGCGCCGGCTGGGGCGGCCGCTGGTGTTCACATTTCACACCCTCTACGAGGAGTACGTCCACTACCTTCCGCTGCCGCGCGCGCTCGCGCGAGTGTTGGCGAAGCGCATCAGCCGCGGCTTCGCCCAGGGCTGCGATGCCGTGGTCGCGCCCTCGGAGGGCATTCGCCAGATGCTGCGCAGCGACGGTGTGACCGCCCGCATCGAGGTCATTCCCACCGGTCTCGACCTCGAGCTGGCGGCTCCCGAACGCCTGCTGCCCATCCGCGACCGCTGGCGAATAGACGCGCGGGCGCCGCTGCTGGCATACGTCGGACGCGTAGCGAAGGAGAAGAGCATTGACCTGATGCTGGAGGCGTTCGCCCTGGTCGCGGAGCAGGTCCCGCAGAGCGCGCTGCTGGTCGTCGGAGGCGGTGACTGGGAGCAACCAGCGCGCGCGCTGGCAGCGCAACTGGGCCTCGGGGAGGCAGTGCGCTTCGCCGGCGCGCTTCCGCGCCAGGAGGCGATACGCTGTGCGGCGGAGGCCGACGCCCTGCTGTTCCCGTCCATCACCGACACCCAGGGGCTGGTGGTGCTGGAGGCGATGGCGGCCGGCACTCCCTGCATCGCGGCCCGCAGCAAAGCGGTAGCGGGGCTGGTAGAAGACGGCGCCAACGGGATCATCGTCGAGCACGCCGCCGGGGAGATTGCGCGGGCAGCGGTGTCGCTCTTGCGCGACCGCGAGCGTCGGCTGCGCCTGAGCGCGGCCGCCCGCCGCACCGCGGAGGCGTTCTCCGCCGAGGCGATGGCGCGGCGCCTGGCAGCGCTCTATGAATCGCTGCTTGCCGCGCGCCGCCGCTCATAG